From the genome of Agromyces intestinalis:
CTCGAGCGCGCGAGCGCCCGCGAGACCGCGGCCCGGGTCGCGCTCGGCGCGGTCGCGAAGGCGTTCCTCGCCGAACTCGGCATCCGCACGGTGGCGCACACACTGTCGATCGGGCCCGTCCGTGTGCCCGACGGTGCGGCGCTGCCGCTGCCCGACGACGTCGATCGACTCGACGCCGATCCGCTGCGCTGCTTCGACCCGGCGACGAGCGAGCTGATGGTCGCCGAGGTCGATGCCGCCCACAAAGACGGCGACACCCTCGGCGGCGTCGTCGAAGTGCTCGCCTACGGTCTGCCGCCGGGGCTCGGCTCGTACACCCACTGGGACCGCCGCCTCGACGGGCGGCTCGCGGGCGCGCTCATGGGCATCCAGGCGATCAAGGGCGTCGAGGTCGGCGACGGATTCGAGACCACGCGACGCCGCGGTTCGGTCGCCCACGACGAACTGCACCTGGCCGACGGTCGCATCGTGCGCGGGTCCGACCGGGCAGGCGGCACCGAGGGCGGCATGTCGACCGGCACCGTGCTTCGGGTGCGCGCCGGCATGAAGCCGATCGCGACGGTTCCGCACGCGCTGCCCACCATCGATGTCGCGACCGGCGAGCCGGCCCCTGCGCACCATCAGCGCTCCGACGTCTGCGCCGTCCCCGCGGCCGGCGTCGTCGCCGAGGCGATGGTCGCGCTCGTGCTCGCCGATGCGGTGCTCGAGAAGTTCGGCGGCGACTCGGTGACCGAGACCCGCCGCAACCTCGCGACCTACCTCGCCGCGATTCCCGAGTCGCTCGCGACCGCCGGCACCGCCGACGCGGCGGTCGTCGGCCTGGCCTGACGTGGCGCGGCTGAGCCTGCCGGTCGTGCTCATCGGGCCGATGGGCGCCGGCAAGACTCGGGTCGGCATGCGGCTCGCCGCGTCGGTCGGCGCGTCGTTCATCGACACCGATGCGCGCATCGTCGAACGGTACGGCCCGATCCCCGAGATCTTCGCCGAGCGCGGCGAACCGGGGTTCCGCGAGCTCGAGCGCGAGGTCGTCGCCGAGGCGCTGCACGAAGACGCGGTCGTCTCGCTCGGCGGCGGCGCCGTGCTCGACCTCGACACCCGTCGTGATCTCGCCGAGCTTCCCGTGGTCTGGCTGCGGGTCACGCCGCAGGCGGTGGCCTCTCGCCTGGCGGGCGGCGGGCGCCCGCTGCTCGTCGACGGCGGCATCGAAGCGTGGCGGCGCATCAACGCCGAGCGCGAACCGGTCTACGCCTCGCTCGCCGACCTCACGATCGACACCTCGCGCCGCTCGGTCGCGCGGATCGTCGCCGACATCACCGGGCGGTTCGGAGACCACGAATGAGCGACGAGCGCACGACCATCCGGGTGGGGGCCGACGACGGCTACGACGTGATCGTGGGCCGCGGTGTGCTCCACGACCTCGCCGACGCGCTCGGCCCGGCGGCGCGCAAGGTGCTGCTCGTGCACCCGCCGACGCTCGGCGCCCGCGCGGCCGAACTGCGCGAGTCGCTGCTCGACCGCTATGAGGTGCTGCTCGCCGAGATCCCCGACGCCGAGTCGGGCAAGCGCGTCGAGGTGGCGGCGTTCTGCTGGCAGATCCTCGGGCAGGCCGACTTCACGCGCACCGACGCGATCGTCGGGTTCGGCGGGGGAGCGGTGACCGACGTCGCCGGGTTCGTGGCGGCGACCTGGCTGCGCGGCGTGCGCGTCGTGCAGGTACCCACCACGGTGCTCGGCATGGTCGACGCGGCGGTCGGCGGCAAGACCGGCATCAACACGAATGAGGGCAAGAACCTGGTCGGGGCGTTCTGGCCGCCCGCCGCGGTGCTGTGCGACCTCGACCTGCTCGACACGCTGCCGCGCAACGAGATCCTCGCCGGGTTCGCCGAGGTCGTGAAGGCCGGCTTCATCCGCTACCCCGAGATCCTCGACCTGGTCGAGGCCGATCCCGACCGGGCCACCGACCCGTCGACGCCCGAGTTCCGCAGGTGCGTCGAGTTGGCGATCCGCATGAAGGCCGACGTCGTGTCCGAGGACTTCCGTGAGGCGGGCCTGCGCGAGATCCTCAACTACGGGCATACGCTCGGCCACGCGGTCGAGCACGCCGAGCGGTACCAGTGGCGGCACGGCGCCGCGGTCGCGGTCGGCATGGCGTTCGCCGCCGAGCTCGGCCGGTTGAGCGGCCGGCTCAGCGACGAGGTCGCCGACCGGCATAAGCGCGTGCTCGACCTGCTCAGCCTGCCGACGAGCTACCCGGCGGGGCGGTGGAACACCCTGCTGGCCACGATGCAGCGCGACAAGAAGGCGCGTGCCGGGCAGTTGCGGTTCATCGTGCTCGACGACCTCGCCAAGCCGACGGTGATGCACGCGCCCGATCAGTCGCTGCTGTTCGC
Proteins encoded in this window:
- the aroB gene encoding 3-dehydroquinate synthase, coding for MSDERTTIRVGADDGYDVIVGRGVLHDLADALGPAARKVLLVHPPTLGARAAELRESLLDRYEVLLAEIPDAESGKRVEVAAFCWQILGQADFTRTDAIVGFGGGAVTDVAGFVAATWLRGVRVVQVPTTVLGMVDAAVGGKTGINTNEGKNLVGAFWPPAAVLCDLDLLDTLPRNEILAGFAEVVKAGFIRYPEILDLVEADPDRATDPSTPEFRRCVELAIRMKADVVSEDFREAGLREILNYGHTLGHAVEHAERYQWRHGAAVAVGMAFAAELGRLSGRLSDEVADRHKRVLDLLSLPTSYPAGRWNTLLATMQRDKKARAGQLRFIVLDDLAKPTVMHAPDQSLLFAAYQEIAS
- the aroC gene encoding chorismate synthase, translating into MLRWLTAGESHGPELVAILEGLPAGTPVSLDAIRDDLARRKLGYGRGARMKFEQDDLAISGGVRHGVSLGSPIALRVGNTEWPKWQQVMSPEPVDPESLGRGRGAPLTRPRPGHADLVGMQKYGFDEARPVLERASARETAARVALGAVAKAFLAELGIRTVAHTLSIGPVRVPDGAALPLPDDVDRLDADPLRCFDPATSELMVAEVDAAHKDGDTLGGVVEVLAYGLPPGLGSYTHWDRRLDGRLAGALMGIQAIKGVEVGDGFETTRRRGSVAHDELHLADGRIVRGSDRAGGTEGGMSTGTVLRVRAGMKPIATVPHALPTIDVATGEPAPAHHQRSDVCAVPAAGVVAEAMVALVLADAVLEKFGGDSVTETRRNLATYLAAIPESLATAGTADAAVVGLA
- a CDS encoding shikimate kinase, yielding MARLSLPVVLIGPMGAGKTRVGMRLAASVGASFIDTDARIVERYGPIPEIFAERGEPGFRELEREVVAEALHEDAVVSLGGGAVLDLDTRRDLAELPVVWLRVTPQAVASRLAGGGRPLLVDGGIEAWRRINAEREPVYASLADLTIDTSRRSVARIVADITGRFGDHE